A window of Punica granatum isolate Tunisia-2019 chromosome 8, ASM765513v2, whole genome shotgun sequence genomic DNA:
caaaattttcattctttattGCTATTAGTTTATGGAATTCCAATTAGTAACTTACCGGGTAAGCATGGATCGGTGCCGATGTACATAATCCGAAAATGCATCTTTCTAACTGAAAGGGGTATTAATTTCACGAAACGAAAATCAAACAAGCTAAGTTACCTCTTACAAGACACATACCATTTCAGTACATACCCAAAAGaacaaattaaaagaagaCATACCATATTATGCACTCAATTAACAGTATATAAAGGACCTTTTGCTCTATCTTCCAGCAATCAGAATCAACCCATCAAACATTCTGCTCAAAGCCCTTGAATAAGTTTCTCTCACCAAATCTATTCAGCTTATTGAAGAGAAGACAAGCCGTGCTTAACGCCTTGATCCACCGGACATGATGGAGGGAAGTCAGGTGAAATTAGACCACATCCTATTGAAACTTCAGGTTTCGACACAATCGGACTGGCCGGTAGCATATGTAGCACAAGTCGATAATGATACCTCGGGGGATGTACCCGTGGCTGTGCTCAAACTTCAAGTCACTGTGGATCCCGAGAGAGCAGCGCAACAGAACGATTCTGGTACTGATGAAGAGGTCTCCTCGGTGAGTTCCCAGTGTTCAGCACCAACACAGAGGCCTTTTACTTGCAAATATTGCAAGAAAAATTTCTCCAGCTTCCTAGCATTGGCTGGGCATGTGATTTCCCACAAACAGGAACGAGCACTTGGTGGTTGTCATCGTGGTCGTGGTCGTGGTCGCAGTCGTGTTCGTAGTCGTTGTCGTCATTAAGGCATTGTTTCTCTCATGTAATTCCTTCAATAAAAACCAGTccaataatttcattaatctTCTATGAAATTTTTAACGAGTCACCCTTCAGAATTTCCTTTCGTATTACGTACAAgtaacagaaaaaagaaatagacaAGAAGCAAGGTAAAATAAACCTCAATTCAATACCCTGCAGCTTTTGGATTGATGGACAAATTCCAGCCATCGTGCGCTTATATGACTGAAGAAATTAGAGGACCATCCGCACTTGAatctaattataatataaaattcagCATCAACGGTGTGCGAATATATGGCATATTGCTCTTTTGGTAATCGAGTTGATGGCTGTGAGTTTGATTGCCTGTGAATATGCTTTATATGGCTCTGCTGCATTCGATATCCACGCCATATATAGACTAATGGATGtctatatatgattttttttttgtttaatataattttccgAATATCCGACTTCGTTTCATTTTCTATGTTATAAGATAATTGTGATTTTCCATATCATTTTCTATGGTAAGGATGAAAATGACCTAAACAGAAGTTCTGATTGGTTTGGGCCCTTTGGGCCATGATTATGCTTTTCCCTAAGCACTAGAATTAGCGTAAGTTTGTACAACCGTTGAGCGATTTGTAAGCATTAGTATTAGCAATTGTCGATAACCACTGGTGTATAGATGGACAAATTCAAGCCGCCAAGCGCTTATTAGAGTCTTACAATTTGAGTTGAGCATGAGATGGAAAACTggttatatataaatgttttcGGGTTTTAAAGGGGGCCTATGTATGTCATATTGCTCTTGGCAATCGAGTTTACTGTCAAAAGTATATGAGGTCACTGATGAAATCAGATTACGGTGTCTTATATCGACTTCATGCACTAATGGGACGTTTGTAGTACCAAACTTTGCATGGCAACCGTTGAGAGTTGATATCCCATACATGTGATTATAAGAGATTAAGTAGCACAACTTATCAACTCGAGTTTTTGGATTTGAAATGGCTATCTAGAGACAGTACAATAGATAGTCCATAAcctactattttttttttaaagtttagCCCCCgacctttttttttgagaTAGAATCTTTCTCACCTCACTaactttttttctattttggtcCTTCCACTAATCTGCTCTTATAACAAAGTGACGTCTTGTAAGATAAAAATATGCAGCAAATTGTCACTGTAACTGACATCTTATTCAAAGGCAAGTGTTCCATAATCTATTAAATAAGATAATCCTTCTTTATTATAGTCCTGAAACTTTTTTGATGATTTAGAATCATCCTTAGCTTTGATCTTATTCAAAGGTAATGTTTCCTTGCTTTTCTAATTGAGTCCCCGCTGCCTTATGGACCTGTTGCTATTTACGAATATCAATATCCGCCTCTCGTAGGAGGGCAGCTTATCCTTGAGACCCGGATGGATTTCACTCTTCGGAATTTGCAGGATATTGATATGGTACTCCAAAATTTCTTGAAGGGTTCTCATCTTTTCGAGCACCTCAGGGGTCAGCTGTTGGGGAAGAGAATCATCCTGCCAGGATGAGCATAAAGATAGCAGACAATAAACATCACAAACAAAAAACGCAGCCGAGTATCCTAAATAATTCCTAGTGAAAACTATGTAGGCTTAATGTTCTTGTACGCGAAGTATTAACCCAGAGTCTGTACGTacctgctgctgctgcagctTCCTGGCGATTTTGTGGTACATTTCGTTTAAGTCTTGCAAATACAATTCCTTCAAGGATATTATCTGCCGCAAGAAGAATTAGAACATAATCAATGGCCGACAATTACCTCAAGCACTtattgagatatgttgtcctacacggaaaaattgagaaaaaaactaTAAGCTTATATGAGGTTTGGTTTTAGCAACCTTTCAGCTTATACTTTTGGATTGCAGATGAACTCAAGTCCGCATAGGCCCAAATGGAAATTTTACAGCACCTAGGACAACTATCACCATTGCATTTATCGTAATGATCGAGCCAGCACATATTAGATACTATGCTCAAAGCTAAATAActtttttccaataaaaattCACACCAGAGACCAGAGAAAATTGCTAATTGAAACATTTACTACTTCGTTTCTTAAGTCCCGAAGTCCTTTCATGTTCAGGCACACGATTCACACTGTAGTGTACCTTCTGATAAATCTCCTCTTGCCAGTCAGTTCCAATATTGATTTCGCCTGCCTGAGCAGTTGAATCAAGAAGCactacaaaaagaaaaaaagatcgaatatattttcataattactAAAGCAAAAGCCAGTCGTAGCGTCAAACAAGAAGCAGCCAGGTCTCTAAGTAATGCCTGGATCAGCAGGCTTACTGCTATCGGCAGTAGAACTGGATGACACGGAATTGGCTACCGAATTTTGAGATTCTGTCTCCATGTCCTGCATCTCCATAGATTGTGACTACTGAAAGAGAAGATAATGCGAGTTAATCGATAACTGATAAAAATATctaccaatatatatatatatatatatagatatatacttTTTCCCTAATGAAAGGCCCTGGTTGTTGCCGCAGACTGTAAAGTAATTAAGCTTTAACCAACGTGCTTTGGTTGAGATGGTTCGGCGCCTCTTTTCCTGAAGCAAGTTCTCAGACTTGAGTATTTTATATGGAAAATATCCATGATTGGGATGGTGGGCCGACTTGGCTCAATCTGGAATAATTGGAATCGATTGGTTTTAGGATGCTGCACGccgaaaaaagtaattaagcCTCAGATATGCAATAATAAATGCATATCTGTGATTTGCTACCTTTTGGATTCTGTATGTGCATCTTTTGGAATTGACGCCTTTAGTTTTACAaataacaaaaaggaaaatcaattaaattgataagatgcaaaagcaacataaaataaatttcaatttgattttgattttgattactGTATATCAACgtaacaaaaaggaaaatcattCAAATAAATTGCAATAATATGTCaacgtttttttttatattttagccCCTAACTTCTTTTGGTTATAAAACCGTCTTTGGACttacaaaaattttcaattttggtcCTTCCATTATATTGTCCTTAACGCAGTTACCCTTTATTGTGTGGCACCttagaaataaattttcctGAAACTTTAAAGGCAAATATTTCAGacattcaattaaaaaaaaattgagaaactaCTCTTTGGaatatcatattttttctattaaaaaaagaaaagtatcaAATATTTAGAATTTACCGAATAGCACCATAACGATAATAAACAATTGTAATCTCGAAGCTATTTGTGAAGTAGAATAAAAGTTAGAGGTCAGAACTAAAGATAATTCCAAAGATGGACACCATATAGATAATTCCAGGGGAAAATGACATTCTTGGTCGTATAAGTTTGACCTTTGATAAATTTTAATCCTATAAGTTTTAAAAGAGTCAAATCAATCCTATACATTTGCTCCGTCAGACAGTTTTGATCCATTTCGTGACTGGATGGTTGCGGATGTTGACGTGAACACTAACTCCGTTTAAAGAATTTCTAGAATAGATAGAATTGGCTCACATACATAATCGTGTGAGGTGCTCTTATTTATACTTTATAGCAGACGAAATACAATAAATCTGGAAGATATCAAAGATTACACAATATCATAAAtatcagtttttttttatatccttGATACGATATCCCTTGATTCTCTCTCTAACACTCCCTCGTAACGGGATGAACTTCACGTTTTGATATCCTTGATACGATTGTGCTTTTATGTGGCCGGAATTGAATGTGACTGAGAGAGGGTAATGAGATCAAGAAAATGCCAAGCGGTCGGAAACCGGAAGAGAGGGAGAAGCTGTGATGACCGATCAAATATTGGAGAGGCTGAGAGAGATCTCGTGATAACAAGGCCATGGTCGAAGCTCGGATGGCCAGAAGAGTGAAGGAGATGAGGGGAACTCGTTACGATGCTGGATGACCAGAGAGCCAGTAAAGGTTACACGTGGTGTCTGGAGGCACGAAAAATAGCAGTTTAGCAGGGGAAGAAAGCAGAAGGGGGCTGCATGAAGTGGAGGAGCAACAACAACAGAGTAGGAGAGAGACCACTACAGTGAGAGGAGAATAAGGCCAATTTTGGCTTAGTTTACCGCAGGAAAGATAGAGGAAGAACAAAACTCGCAATTCATATCGGAAGATTGAATAATTAGGTACTAAGGGGATCGAATGACGAGTTCATTGTGTGAGAGAGAGTCGGATAATAGAAGGTTGCGGCGTAAAAAGTAGCGTGGTTGAGGGAATGGCCTAGAAGGAGAAAATGTGTCAGGAAGGGACCATTAGGGTTGAGCGAGAGATTGGAGAGGTTGTAGGGATATCGATAAAGACTGAGAAAACAAGACGGATCTGGGGTTGCTAGGCAAGGATTTCGAGAACTATAGCGGAATTGGGGTTACCGGGCGCGCACGGTCAAGCCGGACGCACTGGCGCTCCAAGCAACGGAAGGTCACGACTATGCCAAGATCTTCTGCTTTGATACCATAAAGAATTTCTAGAAT
This region includes:
- the LOC116189665 gene encoding mediator of RNA polymerase II transcription subunit 15a-like, with the protein product MYHKIARKLQQQQDDSLPQQLTPEVLEKMRTLQEILEYHINILQIPKSEIHPGLKDKLPSYERRILIFVNSNRSIRQRGLN